The genome window TGCCAAAGAGATGGCTGTTGGAATGACATCGTTGGAAGATTGTCCCATGTTGACATGATCATTGGGGTGTACGGGCTTACGGCTACCAACTTCGCCTCCCAAAAGAAGATTCGCCTTGTTGGAAAGGACTTCGTTGATATTCATATTCCAGGATGTTCCGGAACCGGTTTGAAATACATCAATGGGAAATTGGTCCGTACTCTTCTCTTCTATGATCGCATCCGCACTGCGGGCAATGGCCTGAGAAAGGGATTCATCCAGCAGTCCTAAAGAAGCGTTGGCTCTGGCGGCATGTTTCTTTATAAGACAAAGGGCTTTCACCATGTAGGGGTGAATCCGTAAGGGAGAGACAGCAAAATTCCCGACAGCTCTTTGAGTTTGTGCCCCCCAGAGGCAATCAGAAGGCAGGCGCATCTCTCCCATAGAATCAAATTCGGTTCTTATATCTTTGCTCATTTTATCTCTCCTGATAGTTTAAATCTTCTCACAATTTGTTTTTTAACCCTTCAATTCAAGAATGGTCAGAATATCCTGATATACTTTGTGCCGAAGGGCAGGAATTTCATTGAAAAGGCTATGTTCACCCTCATCATAATAGATTACGTCAGAGTGAGGATATTTTTCCATTAGAAAGGGAATATTATGCCTGTAATCCACAACAGTATCCTTGCGGCCCTGTAAGATATGAAAAACCAGGTCTTCCCGGGGAGGAATCTGCTCCATGCGCTTAATCCAGTTTGTGTTGGCATAAATCCAGTGAAAGGGGATTCTCTGACTCTGGAGAGGGTCGTTGTGTTCGGTAAAATATTCAAATTCCTCATTGGAGCTGGAACCACCAAAACGCCTTTTAATATCATCCATAAAGGGATCTCCCAGAAACAATCCCAGAGCTGTGAGACGCCAGGCGAAATTTTTGACCAGAGGAGAAGTCAGAATCAATGCCTTGAAGTCATTCTCATAGAGGTTTGTATATTCAAGGATCACCGAGGAACCTGTGCTGTGTCCAAGAGCGAAAAAGGGACCTTCCAGAGAGGATTCAGTGAGAGCCTTAAACCTTTTTAAACAGAAGGCATATTCACTGAAATCATCTATATCAACAGGAACTCCCTCGGACATCCCGTGTCCGGGAAGATCAAAGGCGGCAACATTGTAATTATGCTCCACAAGAAAGCGGATCACCCCAGTATTGGATAGACTGTGATCCAGATAGCCATGGAGAAGGTAAACCGTACCGGCAGCTGGTTCTCCCGGGGTGCGAAACAAATAGGCCGCAATTTTACGCTCTTCCGACAGAAACCAGCCGAACTCCAGAGGACCTGGGACCTGATCGGCACTGTAATGGGCCAGAAAGGCGAGTGTTTCCGGAAAATATTGAGTATTATGATTCTCTAAAGGTGTCATCTGCTCTTTTACTGCAGAAATATCCTGACTTCCAAAGGAGTCTTCGGTCCTACTGTCAGTTTGCCCCTTGGCTGGCAGGGAAAAACCAATCGTAAAAAAAGAGAAAAAAGGAATGAGCAGCAAAGCACGGCGTATCAGATTCATAGTTAATTCATGATATGAAATAGTTCAATCTTACTCAAGCATAGCTCCTTAGGGCTGTTGGTCATACATAAAGGGGCAGAAGGACTTTTTTAATTCCATTGTCCAAGGAGTTCTGCCAGCTCAAAATAGCCTTTGTTGTAAGCCCGGGAATAGGCCGAATCTCCATCCTTATCCAGGATTGAAGGATCTGCTCCCTTTTCAAGAAGAAATTGGCAGACCTCTCCATATCCCATGGAAGCCGCAAGAATCAGAGGCGTTTCACCCTTGATATTAAGCCCATTCACATCTGTCCCCGCCTCTATGAGCAGATCTAAAGACTCCAAATGGGGAGCAACCCAAGCGGAACAAGCAAGGTGAAGAACCGTCTCATTCCTGTATGATCTGGCTTCAGCATCCGCCCCGGCATCCAGAAGAAGTTGAATGTGCTCGGGAGAACCATGATTCCTCATGACCCACATCAGGGCTGTCCAGTTATCAAAATCACGGACATCCACATCCCATCCCTCCTCCATGAGCAGAGAGGAGATACGACTATCCGAGGACCAGGCGGCCAGATGAAAAGCCGTCCACCCAGAGGGTGTGATATCGAATACCGAGGCGCCTCTTCGGATCAAAGTGCGAACCATATCATAACTGCTGTAGGCAGAGGCTGTCATGAGAGCTGTAAAACCTTCCTCATCACTGGCATTGGGATCGGCCCCTTCTGAGATGAGGAGCTCCGCTATTGCCGGATCTTTTCCCCAGCGGATGACTTCGAGTAGAGCCTTGTTTAAATCTCCCCCCACAGGAATACTGTCTGCAGGGTAAACCCTTTTGTTCTTGATCAGCCTGTCTAACTCTACCGGTGCTTGGTAAGGACTGTTTTTTTCATATTCGGATTTGAACTCTTCCAGAGTCCTTCCAATTCCATCCCGAATCCGGCCATCTGGAGTCATTTCTGCCAGCAAGGCGACCATCTCGGGAGTGTTTCCAAAACGGAGAGCCCCCATGAGAGGAGTCCATCCATCTTTATCCCGCCAGCCGGCCTTGGCCTTGTCTTTCAGCAGAGAAGCCACAAAGCCGGTATCATCGGCATAGGCGGCAGCCCAGAAAAAACCAGGCGTACCAAAATCATCTCTTATTTCTGGATCGACACCCAGAGTGATCAATGTCTCCATGACCTTGGTATTCTGCCCGTACAAGATGGCATAAGTGAGGGCACTCCAACCTTGAGAATCCCTCGCTCCTAAGTCGGCCCCCGCCGCGGCAAGTTCTTCTAAAAGAGTCACATCATCTTCAAGATGAATGGTAAGGGCCGTCATCAAAGGACTGACCCCCTCGGGTCCAGGGAGGTTTGGATCGGCTCCTCTTTCAATTAAAAGAGAGGCCAATGGGGTGGAATGAAGGATGCTCTTTGCAAGGAGAGTCTGCCCTTTCTCATCTCGAATATTCACTGGAAGCCCCTGGTCCAACAGTAACTCCATTAGTGGAACGGCTATCATCGGCTCATAGTCTAGGGGGAAAAAGAGGATGAGATTCTGAAGTTCCCTTGGATCATTCTTAAAAGGGAATACAGCTGTGTCCCATTGGAGCAGTAAGTTCAAAAGATCCGGCCGTCCTGCGGCAACGGCATAATGACAGGGAGTGTAGCCCCCGGCATTCTTGTAGGACGGACTGGCTCCCCGATTTAGAAAGTCCAGAATCTCAAATTCTGTCAGCTCTTGTCCATGATATTCCAGGGCATCGATCATTGCCTCATTCAAAGAATAACGCAAGGTTGCCAGGAAATCGGCGCTTTTCAAATCGTCTTGTGCCAATGCTTCTTCTTCGGGAGTCCTGTTCAGGGAGTTGCGTCCTTCAAGAGAACAACCTGCATTGGACAAGGCTTCAAGAAATTGATATTTCAAAAGAGAATCCGGACGGTCCAACACAGTAAACAAGAGAGATTCCTCCCCTCTTTCTTCAGAAGGAAACAATCCGTACTCTTTGAAGACATCTATAAAATCCGGATTCTGTCCTCGGGAGATGAAAACTTCAATGGGAGTTTTACCACTATTGTCCACAAGATCAGTGCGGGCTCCTGCCCGAAGCAAAAGAGAGAGGATATCATTATCATGGGTAAATTGTAGGGCAAAATACAGAGCGGTCTGACCGTTCATATCCTTCAGGTTTGGATCGGCTCCCGAGGAAAGGAGACGCCTGACTAAATCAGTGCGTTCCTGCCAGACGGCCCGCATCAGAGCCGTTCTTCCTCTGTCATCGGGAATATCAATATCCCCCGGAGCCTCTAGATCATTTAATTCCTCTTCAAGAACCTCAATAATAAGTTCCTCATGGCTTCTGTCAGCAAAAAGGAAGGGAGTAAAAAACAGATAAGAAATTATTATAACAAAAAAAGGGATAGACTTAATCATTTTCATTCAGTAGGAAACCTCCCAGTTAATGATGATCAGTATATCCCTCTATGAAGAGATGCCTCAACTACTCTACGCTGAGAATATCCTTCATGGCCGACAAGAACGAGTCCTTGGGAAGAGCTCCCTGAGCCATCTGGGGTTTCCCCTCTTTGGGGATAAAAAGAATGGATGGAATACTTTGAACTCCAAAGGCGCCTGCCAGTTCCTGTTCGGCTTCTGTGTCTATTTTAAAGACATCCATCTTGCCTTCATATTCTGTAGAAAGTTCATCCAGGATGGGAGCTACCATTTTACAGGGACCACACCAGTCTGCATAAAAATCTATGATACAGGGACGTTCGCCCTTAAATTTCCATTCTTTTTCATTTTCAAAGTCAAAGACTTTATCCAGGAAATCCTGTTTTGTTAGATGCTGAGCCATTGAAGGCCTCCTTGATATTCAATTTTATATATATGAAAAATACTTAATAATTCAGAAAAGGTCAAATAATAAATTTTTATAAAAGAAATTTTTCATATAATCATTTTAAAACCATTGAGGGTCTGTTTGCAAATTTCTCTTTTTGTGGGAGACTTATAAGCACTTGTCGCTTCACAAAAATGAGACTGCGACATTCATCATAACAGGAGTAGGAGAAATAGAATTGAAAAAAAATGATTTACCTGCCTGGGATCTGAACATGTATCCCGGTCTTGATTCGGATGAATATAAATCCAATAGATGTGAAATGGAAAAGATACTGGCTGATCTGTCTGTACTTCTGAAAAAAGATGAACTCTGGCAGGGAAAGTCACTAAAGAGCCTGGAAGAAGTCATTCCTCTATTGAACAGGGCACATGATATATATGAGTCTCTCGAGTCTTATACATACTGTTCCTATTCTGTTCAAACAGATAATGTAACTGCCCTCAATGCCCTCAATGCACTAGAAGAATCGGCACTTCCCTTTAACGGGATTCTGGTACGTTTCAAAAACAGGTTGGCCGATTCCCAAAGTTCAGAAAAAGACTGGAAGGAATCTCCGATCTTAAAAGATTATCTCTATTTCCTGAAAGAGTCTTTAAAAGAACAGAAATTCCAGTTATCTCCCCTAGAGGAAGATCTGGCGGCGGATCTTTCACGATCTGGGGGAACCGCCTGGGGCAGACTCCAGGAAAGCATATCCTCCTCATTAAAGACTGAATGGGAGGAGGGAGAAGAAAAGACAGTTACCCAACTGAGGCTCCTCTCCACTCATGCCGACAGGGAAATTAGAAAGAAAGCCTGGAAAAAAGAACTTCAGTGCTGGGAGTCCATGGAGATACCTCTGGCAGCCGCTCTCAATGGGGTTAAGGGATTTTCCCATACGCTCAACTCCCGACGGGGGTATAAAACGACACTGGAACGATCCACCCATCAGGCCGGCATGTCACAGACAACCCTGGAAGCCATGATCGGGAGTATGAAAAAAAGCCTTCCAGATTTCAGACGGTTCATGAAAGCCAAGGCCTCAGCCATGGGGCTTGAACGTCTCTCCTGGTACGACACAGTGGCCCCTCTCTCCAACGCAAAGGATGAATGGACCTGGGACAGAGCCAGAGGATTCATTATTGAACACTTCTCCTCCCTCAGCCCCGCATATTCCGATTTTGCTCGCTTCTGTTTTGATAAAAACTGGATTGATGCCCCCCCCCGGAAGGCAAAGGTGGGCGGTGCATACTGCATCAGTTTTCCTTTAACCGAAGAAAGCCGTATCATGACCAATTTCTCAGGTTCATTCAGTGATGTCTCCACCATTGCCCACGAACTGGGACATGCCTGGCACCATGAAGTACTAAAAAAGGCCCCTGCCCTTCACCGCCACTATCCCATGACACTGGCTGAAACTGCCTCTATTTTCTCGGAAACACTGGTGTTTCAAGCCTGTTCCAAACAGGCCTCCCATCATGAGAAGGCTTCCTTGCTGGACAGCACCCTGATGGATTCCAACCAGGTAATTACGGACATCCTCTCCCGATTCCTATTTGAACAGGAACTGATGGAAAGAAGATCATCTGGAGAGGTCTCCCCGGAAGAGCTGAAGCAGATGATGCTCCAGGCTCAGGATCTGACTTATGGAGAAGCCCTGAGTGAAGATGAAAGACATCCCTGGATGTGGGCGGTCAAGGGTCATTACTACAATCAAGATCTCGGGTTCTACAACTTTCCCTATGCCTTCGGCCTGCTCTTTGCATTGGGACTGTACAGCCTTTATGAAGAGATGGGCAGTGATTTTTCTGAACTGTATACCAAGGTACTGCTGAAAACGGGACAGGCAAGCGCAGAAGATTGTGCCGCCGAAGCAGGGATAGATCTCAGGGGACAGGCGTTCTGGGACAGGAGCCTGGGAATCATAAAGAAGCAGATAGACGAATACTGCAGCCTGGTACAGCCATGATTGTATTTGCCCATAGAGGCGCGTCTGCCTATGCCCCTCAGAACACAGTTCCCTCTTTTAAAATGGCACTGGCCATGAAGGCCCAGGGCATTGAATTGGACGTCCAGCTCTCATCAGATGGAGTGCCTGTGATCATCCACGACTTCATGCTGGATAAAACCACAGACCTCAGTGGTTTTGTTCACACCCATTCCTGGCAGGAGCTCAGGAAAGCCGATGCAGGGCTCTGGTTCGGAGAGGAGTACAGAGAAACCCGGATTCCCAGCCTGGAGGAAGTATTGGCTCTGATTCCCAAGGATGTCCTTCTGAATGTTGAAATAAAATCCATCACATCATTGAATCAGCCTGTGGCCCGTATAGTTTCCCAAGTATTGAATCAGGAGAAGGACAGAAACCTCATTGTTTCGTCCTTCAACCACCCGATCCTCAAGGATTTTCAGTTACTATCACCGGAAGTGAAAATAGGCATTCTCACAGCTAATGATTTTATAAACTTTCCTGCTTATGTGGAATCCAGCGGAATTCGTCCTTACAGCATCCATCCCGAGGCATCCTACCTTTCATACCAATCCATAGAAGATTATCATAAGAGAGGGTGGAAGGTGATGACCTATACAATAAATTCCACCACCCAATCCAGGATGGTAGAATCCCTGGGTGCTGACGGAATATTCTCAGATTACCCCGATCTTAATAGCGATATTCAAGATTCAGACTGAAAGATGCTGCGGCATAGCTGACACCGGCACCTCCCGGATAATAAGCCAGGAGATTGCCGCTGTCGCTGTATACCAATGTATCCCCCTGAAGTTCCGGTACGTAATCATAATCAAAACTGAAGGCTAATGAGAAGGCTTCTGTCCAATGCCAGCGTGTAGTTGCAGAATAGCCGTAGTAAAATCCTCCAGTGAAATAATCATAAAAGTGGAGTCCCCGGAGTTTGTGAAAGTCATGGTCGTCCACACTGACCATCCAACTGTACAAAAGTGTTAAATTAAAGAATAAGGGTCCTTCTTGCAGTGAAAACCCAACTCCAAGATAGGGAATCCGGTACTCAATGTCGTAGTCTATTCCATTGGTACCTACGTAGGTGAATATATCTTCTCCGTAGTAGTTCATCTCTTTGATGCTGTCGGTCCAGCCCCACTGAATTAACTTGAAACCGCCTAATAAATCGAGGCTATTCCTCTGGGTTCTGTAAACGCGGACAGCCGTGTTGTAATCCACAAGAAGTGATTGAGTTAAATAAATAGTACTTAGAGAATAATGAGTCCAGTCTGTGTCGGTAGTGGAAAAATACTCTGAGTCCCAATCATAATCGGTCATCTCCCCGGTAGGAGAATTCAAACTACTACCGGCTGCAATATTGAAAAACAGGACATTCCCAATATTCACAGAAGCAGAAACACCGCTAATAACAGCAGGCTGAATTTCCCAATGAAGACGGCTGAGATAGGGATAAGGACCACTGCTGCTACCATATACAAGCTCATTGGAGTGCCCTGTCATATAAGAAAGAAAAGGGCTGAGAGACAACCCTGCATTGCTATTGGGACTCAAAAGAGCACCGGGCTTCGCCTGCAGGGCGCTAAGAGGAACAGAGAGCGAACAGAAGAAAAGAATATACAGCAGGTGCCTTCTCATAAGACCATTGTATATTCAGGAAGTAAATAAAACCACCTTGCCTCCATGAAATCTTCTATCCAGAAGAAGAAGGTTCCTGCTGTTCCAAGACATAGTTCCCCTGATACAATTCTCTCATTATGAAAGCAAAGCCTCTGATATCACTGATTGATCAATACCTTCCCGCTTATCCTGGAAAAGGAAAAGGTCCCCTCATCAACTGGACATGGAACGAGGGAGAATCCTGGGTCATCCTGGGAGAAAACGGTTCGGGAAAAACCAATTTTTCCGAATTGATTGCGGCTCAAATGCCTGGAAAAACAAAAAAAGTCTCTTTTGAAGATTTAGAAGACCTCCTTGAACAACAAATCCAGCAGGATGATTCTGAATATACGGGTCGCGTGGATACGGGAACAGCTCTTTATGAATTCTTAGGACTGGATCAGGGGGAAACCCTTCCTACCGGGACAATCCCTCCACCGGCTGGTCTTGAAAAGTTGATGAATTCGGGATTGAGGATTCTATCCACAGGTGAAATAAGAAAATCTCTGATTTATAAAGCTCTTCTTGAAAATCCGGATCTTCTCATACTGGATGAACCCTTCGATGGACTGGATAAAGAATCGGTTCTTCAGATGCAGGAGATGATCCAATCTCTGATCACAGAGGGGATTCCCGTTCTGATGATCCTAAACAGAAAGAGTGAGATTCTCCCCTGTCACAGCCATGTAGCGGTATTCAGGGAATTCCAAATTGTCTTCGAAGGCAGTAAAGAGGAATGGATTCAGTTTGACAAAGTGGATATTCCTCTACAACAGAACACCATGAAAATACCAGGAGCACCGGGAGGATCTCCAAAAATTAAAGAGCAAACACTCGTGGAGATTCGAAACACAACTGTCCGTTATGGGGAAAAAATAATTTTAGACCGGATCAACTGGCAGGTAAAAAAGGGAGAACACTGGAAAATTACCGGCCCCAATGGAGCCGGAAAGTCAACCCTTCTGGGTCTGATCACAGGAGACCAGCCCCAGGCCTATGCCAACGATATTCGCCTCTTTGGTAAACCCAGAGGCAGCGGTGAGTCAATCTGGGAAATCAAGGAGAAACTGGGGATAATTTCCCCTGCTCTGCAGCTCAGTTACCGTGTCAGCCTGACGGCCAGGATGTGCATAGTATCGGGTCTGTACGACAGCATTGGTATTTACAACAGTGTCCCTCCCCGTGAACGGGCCCTGGCCGATGAGTGGCTGCGCTACATAGGAATGTTCCATAAGGCAGAGACTCCCATTAAGAAACTATCCTATGGAGAACAAAGGCTACTTCTCATCGCCCGGGGTCTGATCAAACATCCGGCTCTGCTCATTTTAGATGAGCCCTGCCAAGGACTTGATGATAGAAATAGAGAGAGGATATTGGATGTTCTTGGTAATTTTGCAGGAGAATCGGAAACGACACTGCTTTATGTGACTCACCACGAAGAGGATAAAATCAGACATATCGACAGACATCTCCGCTTTTGTCCTCAAGATGGTGGTTTTACATTGACCTCAGACGCTGTTCCACTTCCGCAATGATGCTGTCGGGAGTGGAGGCTCCGGCACTGAGTCCGATGGTATCGTACAAAGAGGCTTCAGATGGAATTTCTGAGGCATCCTGGATATGCCAGCAAGGGATACCCGTTTCCTGGGCTGTATAAAACAGACGCTGCGTATTGGCACTGCCTTTGCCGCCGATGATAAGACAGGCATCGACTCTGGAGCAGAGATGAATCAAGGCTTCCTGGCGTTTACTTGTGGCCGAACAGATACTCTCCACAATCTTGAGGGGCTTGCATTTTTCCCGTAATACAGCACAGACTCTATCATACTCATCCTGCTTGATCGTTGTCTGACTAATGACCATGACAGGCCCATCCAGCGTTAAGCGGCCGGCCTCTTCAGGGCTGCTGATAACGATGGGATGGTTCGCATATCCGGCCAGGCCCTGAATTTCTCCATGATCGGGATCTCCCACAATGACAGTATGATACCCTAAGGAAGCATACTTTCTCACCGTTTTCTGGGAGGCAATGACCTTGGGACAGGTTCCATCCATGACAAGACTCCCTCTCTTATTCAACGCCTCCTGAGTGAGAGGCGGTATACCATGAGCCCGGATGATAACCCGGCAGTCTGCGGGGACGTCTTCGGGAGATTCAACAGATTTAACTCCTCTGGAAGCAAAATCACTGATAACCCGGGGATTATGAATGATAGGCCCCAGAGTATAGACGGGGCTGTCATTTGAACGGACTGCATTTTCCAGAGTACCTATGGCACGACGGACTCCCAAACAGAATCCCATTTCATCGGCTCGTATGATTGTTTTTTTATTTTTCATTGTTCTGCCTTATTATGGAATATACACATACACTGTGTCATCCCCGCCCAGATTCAGATTATAGTCCTCCAGACTAATAGCCTTACCTGTGGAATATATAAGAATGGTCCGATGACTCAAATAGGTATTATTGGAAGATAAACGCGCCAAAAGAGGTTCAAAACTCTTATTTTCCACAGAATACCTGGAAATGTTCCAAGAACGGAACGACGGACTCCAGGGGGGATCGGAGAACCGTCCGTCCAGGTCATAAGCCGTCTTAGGAAACTCCCCTCTTTCAATAGACGAAAGTAGATCCGACTCTTCTTTTTCTGTAAAATTCCCAGATCCGTAGGGATAAGCCAATGTCGGCAAAGCGATTTTCTGTCCCACATAGTCTGAAAGGATTCTATTGCTTTCACGGATCTCCCAAAGGAAGGCATCATGGGTCAGATTCTCCCGGAAGGTATGAGTCAGGCTATGATACCCCAGATGAAACTCTCTCATTGCATAACGGATTTTATCCCTGACAACAGGAGTTCCTTCGTAGGGGAACCCCGGATTTGCCAATCCGCCTAGCTGCCTGAAAGGCACGGCATCAAAAGAAATATAAAAAGTCAGGTTGTAATGACCTCTAGTCTTTTGAAAGTACCGGGTGAAGATAGATGCCAAACAGTCAGGATCCAATTCCCAGCGATTGGGATTCCCCCTCCCATAGGCCGCAAGAGTGTTTTCATCCCATAAAAGCTGAGTAGCCCCAGCATCATCCGCTCCCAAAACCACGGGACGCATCCCCGAAGGAACAGAAGAAAAATCACCATTGGCAAACTCATGGTCTGAAATGGGATAATACTTATACTTTATCAGAGAAGCCATGAGGTGATGCACTCTGGGAAGAGACAATTCATACAATTCTTCATCACCAATTCGGTGAAAACAAAGGACAGGGATTTGCCCTTCGGATTTCCTGGGAAACAGAATTGTAACACCCTCATTACGTACAACCTGAGGAGATTTATAATCTAGATTTTCAAGGAGAAAAGATTCAGGTTCCTTCTCTTTCAGGGAACGGACAAAGACAAGTCGGACGGGATTCCCCTCCCGATCCATCTGAATCCGATAAAGATTACCGCCGGTCCTTGCACTCAGGGACAGCGAGCTCATGAGGAGAAAAAAAATGAAAAAAACAGAGAAGAGACAGGTTCTTGAGATCAAGTGCTGACAAATCTCCTAAAGAGAAGAGAGTGCCTGAGCAGCCTGTTGGCCCACAGAAGATGAAGGTATCAGTTTTTGAGCCTCTTGAAAAGCTGTTTTGGCATCCTGCTTTTGACCGCTACCCAGATAAGCGGTTCCTTTCAAAAAAAGAATCTGCTGTTTTTCATCCGCATTCAATGACTCTTCCTGCCCTTCAAATCCATGGATAAGATTGAGAGCATCCGTATACGCCAGAGAACGAATGAAAAGATCACTCATCCTGATCACATAGGCTCCCTGAAATTCCATCTCCAGATCCTTCATTTCTATATCCTGAAGGCTGCGGGCATAGGAGCGTTTCTGGCCTAGTGCGTCGTAGCAGACGGCACTGAAAAACAGGCAGTTTTGATCTTCAAAAAAATCCCACCCCTCTTCAAAGTTAATGAGGGCTTCATCTAAGTCACCCTGATTTAAAGAATCCAAACCGGCATTGAGATAAGTAAAAGCATCTTCCATACCCGTAGAATCTGAGACTGAGGCCTGGGCACCGCGGACACCCATGGTTGCCTCATGCTGCCATTTCTCATTCCCAGAACTGAGGGTCAGTTTCTTTTTGAGATCCAGAGATGTTGTGGCCACAGAGGCACTCCCCCTCATCAGTTCTTTGACCTCATAGGTTCCATCACGGGTAAGAGAAACGACTGAATCACCGATAAGAAGCTCGGCATATCCGTCTTCGGAAAGTTTGAGTCTGGCAGTATCGGAAATATCATCACCAATCCAGACCTCCTCCCAGCCACCGGCACTCTGCACTTCGAGTATGCCCTCAAGATAATCAACAGAAGTCTCGGCAAAGGTTGTATATGAAAGGCAAAGAAATGCAATTGATAAGAGTAATATACTTCTAAACATAGAATAGCCTCCTTAAGGCATAAAGTATGATACGACTCCATTATACCTTCATTTTAGGAATTTTACATTTCACAAGGACGGACAAACAAGAATATACTGGATTTTATGATCTGGATTGGATGGGGCGAACAGTCTATAATGCCGAGAAACTGAATATAAAAATTGATGTGAGGGTTTTGGATGGCAGACGATAAAAAAGTTATTTACTCCATGGTGGGAGTCAGTAAGAGTCACAACCAGAAAGTGGTTCTCAAAGATATATATCTCTCTTATTTTTACGGAGCGAAAATAGGGGTCCTGGGTTTGAACGGCTCTGGAAAAAGTACCTTACTCCGTATCCTGGCAGGAGTCGATCAGGACTTTACAGGCGAAACGGTCCTATCCGATGGCTTTACAATAGGATACCTGGAACAGGAACCCCAACTCGATCCCGACAAGACTGTCCGTCAAGTCGTTGAAGAAGGGGCCCAGGAAACGGTGGATCTCCTCAAGGAATATGACGACATTAACGCCCGCTTCGGTGAAGAGATGAGCGATGAAGAAATGAATGCACTCCTTGAAAAGCAGGGAAAAGTACAGGACAGACTGGAGGCTCTGGATGGGTGGGAACTGGATTCCCGTCTGGAATTAGCCATGGATGCCCTGCGATGCCCTCCCGAAGATCAACTGACAGCCGTTCTATCAGGTGGAGAAAAACGAAGAGTGGCCTTGTGCCGCCTTCTTTTGAAAAAACCGGATATTCTTCTTTTGGACGAGCCGACCAACCATCTGGATGCCGAATCCGTCGCCTGGCTGGAACACCACCTCCAGCGATATGAAGGCACGATCATAGCGGTCACCCATGACCGTTATTTCCTG of Oceanispirochaeta crateris contains these proteins:
- a CDS encoding ankyrin repeat domain-containing protein, whose amino-acid sequence is MKMIKSIPFFVIIISYLFFTPFLFADRSHEELIIEVLEEELNDLEAPGDIDIPDDRGRTALMRAVWQERTDLVRRLLSSGADPNLKDMNGQTALYFALQFTHDNDILSLLLRAGARTDLVDNSGKTPIEVFISRGQNPDFIDVFKEYGLFPSEERGEESLLFTVLDRPDSLLKYQFLEALSNAGCSLEGRNSLNRTPEEEALAQDDLKSADFLATLRYSLNEAMIDALEYHGQELTEFEILDFLNRGASPSYKNAGGYTPCHYAVAAGRPDLLNLLLQWDTAVFPFKNDPRELQNLILFFPLDYEPMIAVPLMELLLDQGLPVNIRDEKGQTLLAKSILHSTPLASLLIERGADPNLPGPEGVSPLMTALTIHLEDDVTLLEELAAAGADLGARDSQGWSALTYAILYGQNTKVMETLITLGVDPEIRDDFGTPGFFWAAAYADDTGFVASLLKDKAKAGWRDKDGWTPLMGALRFGNTPEMVALLAEMTPDGRIRDGIGRTLEEFKSEYEKNSPYQAPVELDRLIKNKRVYPADSIPVGGDLNKALLEVIRWGKDPAIAELLISEGADPNASDEEGFTALMTASAYSSYDMVRTLIRRGASVFDITPSGWTAFHLAAWSSDSRISSLLMEEGWDVDVRDFDNWTALMWVMRNHGSPEHIQLLLDAGADAEARSYRNETVLHLACSAWVAPHLESLDLLIEAGTDVNGLNIKGETPLILAASMGYGEVCQFLLEKGADPSILDKDGDSAYSRAYNKGYFELAELLGQWN
- a CDS encoding omptin family outer membrane protease gives rise to the protein MRRHLLYILFFCSLSVPLSALQAKPGALLSPNSNAGLSLSPFLSYMTGHSNELVYGSSSGPYPYLSRLHWEIQPAVISGVSASVNIGNVLFFNIAAGSSLNSPTGEMTDYDWDSEYFSTTDTDWTHYSLSTIYLTQSLLVDYNTAVRVYRTQRNSLDLLGGFKLIQWGWTDSIKEMNYYGEDIFTYVGTNGIDYDIEYRIPYLGVGFSLQEGPLFFNLTLLYSWMVSVDDHDFHKLRGLHFYDYFTGGFYYGYSATTRWHWTEAFSLAFSFDYDYVPELQGDTLVYSDSGNLLAYYPGGAGVSYAAASFSLNLEYRY
- a CDS encoding M3 family oligoendopeptidase — protein: MKKNDLPAWDLNMYPGLDSDEYKSNRCEMEKILADLSVLLKKDELWQGKSLKSLEEVIPLLNRAHDIYESLESYTYCSYSVQTDNVTALNALNALEESALPFNGILVRFKNRLADSQSSEKDWKESPILKDYLYFLKESLKEQKFQLSPLEEDLAADLSRSGGTAWGRLQESISSSLKTEWEEGEEKTVTQLRLLSTHADREIRKKAWKKELQCWESMEIPLAAALNGVKGFSHTLNSRRGYKTTLERSTHQAGMSQTTLEAMIGSMKKSLPDFRRFMKAKASAMGLERLSWYDTVAPLSNAKDEWTWDRARGFIIEHFSSLSPAYSDFARFCFDKNWIDAPPRKAKVGGAYCISFPLTEESRIMTNFSGSFSDVSTIAHELGHAWHHEVLKKAPALHRHYPMTLAETASIFSETLVFQACSKQASHHEKASLLDSTLMDSNQVITDILSRFLFEQELMERRSSGEVSPEELKQMMLQAQDLTYGEALSEDERHPWMWAVKGHYYNQDLGFYNFPYAFGLLFALGLYSLYEEMGSDFSELYTKVLLKTGQASAEDCAAEAGIDLRGQAFWDRSLGIIKKQIDEYCSLVQP
- a CDS encoding alpha/beta hydrolase, with translation MNLIRRALLLIPFFSFFTIGFSLPAKGQTDSRTEDSFGSQDISAVKEQMTPLENHNTQYFPETLAFLAHYSADQVPGPLEFGWFLSEERKIAAYLFRTPGEPAAGTVYLLHGYLDHSLSNTGVIRFLVEHNYNVAAFDLPGHGMSEGVPVDIDDFSEYAFCLKRFKALTESSLEGPFFALGHSTGSSVILEYTNLYENDFKALILTSPLVKNFAWRLTALGLFLGDPFMDDIKRRFGGSSSNEEFEYFTEHNDPLQSQRIPFHWIYANTNWIKRMEQIPPREDLVFHILQGRKDTVVDYRHNIPFLMEKYPHSDVIYYDEGEHSLFNEIPALRHKVYQDILTILELKG
- a CDS encoding glycerophosphodiester phosphodiesterase; translated protein: MIVFAHRGASAYAPQNTVPSFKMALAMKAQGIELDVQLSSDGVPVIIHDFMLDKTTDLSGFVHTHSWQELRKADAGLWFGEEYRETRIPSLEEVLALIPKDVLLNVEIKSITSLNQPVARIVSQVLNQEKDRNLIVSSFNHPILKDFQLLSPEVKIGILTANDFINFPAYVESSGIRPYSIHPEASYLSYQSIEDYHKRGWKVMTYTINSTTQSRMVESLGADGIFSDYPDLNSDIQDSD
- the trxA gene encoding thioredoxin translates to MAQHLTKQDFLDKVFDFENEKEWKFKGERPCIIDFYADWCGPCKMVAPILDELSTEYEGKMDVFKIDTEAEQELAGAFGVQSIPSILFIPKEGKPQMAQGALPKDSFLSAMKDILSVE